In the Bifidobacterium catenulatum PV20-2 genome, one interval contains:
- the urtB gene encoding urea ABC transporter permease subunit UrtB has product MNMFFPQIVAGLSNGSILLLAALGLSLTFGQMGVINNAHGEFMMAGAYTAYVMGSVIESKTVALAVALVVGFLVSGCLGLLLDVLLLQRMRTRPLDTLLVTFGVSLVLQQLARDIFGSTPVYAAAPKALASPVTVFGYSFSAARLFIFILSIVCVAALYAVLKFTPLGRQIRATGENRDLAEASGISSRKVDHVTFFLGSGIAGIAGVALSLLNSISFNFGTNFIVQAFLVVVAGGVGQLKGAVIASFVLGLCQSWIELPTSASIGQVMVFLIVVLFLQFRPQGLVAVRSRNLA; this is encoded by the coding sequence ATGAATATGTTCTTTCCACAGATTGTGGCGGGATTGTCCAATGGGTCAATTCTGCTGTTGGCGGCGCTTGGATTGTCGCTGACATTCGGACAGATGGGCGTGATCAATAACGCCCACGGCGAGTTCATGATGGCCGGTGCATACACTGCGTATGTCATGGGTTCGGTCATCGAATCGAAGACGGTGGCGCTCGCAGTGGCACTGGTGGTTGGATTCCTTGTGTCCGGCTGTTTGGGGTTGCTGCTTGACGTGTTGCTGTTGCAGCGCATGCGCACCAGACCTTTGGACACGTTGTTAGTGACTTTCGGCGTTTCGTTGGTGCTGCAGCAGCTTGCACGCGATATTTTCGGTTCCACGCCAGTGTATGCCGCTGCGCCGAAAGCGCTTGCCAGCCCGGTGACGGTTTTCGGCTACAGCTTCTCGGCCGCCCGACTATTCATCTTCATTCTCTCCATTGTGTGCGTTGCGGCGCTATATGCGGTTCTGAAGTTCACGCCACTGGGTCGTCAGATTCGCGCCACGGGTGAAAACCGTGATTTGGCGGAGGCTTCCGGTATCTCCAGCAGAAAGGTCGACCACGTGACATTCTTCCTCGGCTCTGGTATCGCTGGCATAGCAGGCGTGGCTCTGAGCCTGCTTAACTCCATCAGTTTCAATTTCGGCACCAACTTTATCGTGCAGGCCTTCCTTGTTGTTGTCGCCGGCGGTGTTGGCCAGCTTAAGGGCGCGGTGATCGCATCCTTCGTGTTGGGCCTGTGCCAGTCGTGGATTGAATTGCCGACATCCGCATCCATTGGGCAGGTGATGGTGTTTCTCATCGTCGTGCTCTTCCTGCAGTTCCGCCCGCAGGGTCTGGTCGCTGTTCGTTCCAGGAATCTGGCGTAG
- a CDS encoding ABC transporter permease, whose amino-acid sequence MWSITLKLMRKTKRMLIPAGIAIMIGTAFIASTFLFGNAMNDSLTRRLTAMFGNANYAVTVNSSDLSDEELNEAYSSTVGDFHLDQIAGIEGVGGVRASVETDVSVSKGDSTVSGEIISTAAQKNMLPVNVTEGDQPKDSNEVALPEDMAKQLNVGVGDTVSLTSRYAVGDDGKAKADNVRVVGLTSDPNGAYSYYGGAIVGSNNLLAAMQGVDDFSATGTTMVYLDLALDGNSVSAKTINGVKALLPKHFDLMSRQQISDESIKSLSGNQTNIVTTFLMCFGVLAMFVAALVIANTFQVLVAQRRRTLALLRTIGAKKGQLYGSVLFEAVVLGFVASVLGVVLGSLLMWGMCVSDIMQAGMRFNFSWQAAVVPILFGIVVTVLASMGSARSATAVTPLEALRPIELTDNRRSSLTRAIIGILMVVVGIAMAIFSIWQVQATNGGEDASGDQFTMILLIAIAGAALVFLGMVVTAVFWMPTLMKGVGALASLTGPSATVAHANIQKNPRRIAATGAALLIGVTLVSTIATGAASAKETMNGALATRYSVDIVAMGDDISQQMVKDVSDINGVSDTLYAPAVSVTLEKADGTQPTSALLVGVKNIDQVKQVMRANLGNASIDSDSVLMPTYNAQTGKELQFANGTADFSTEWNQNGDATRSLTLQANQADYRRVSAQYGAVGFVDESHFTNGDLDAATHVLLVKADTDKSGVSVDDIYNDMQAALEKSTDATVTGPIAERIVWANMIDSMMMLLVGLIAVAVLIALVGVANTLSLSVIERTRESATLRAIGMTRGQLRRSLAVEALLISLVSGISGVLLGTLFGWLGAYVVFSMYGKVVFPFEWGINGIVLAVAAVAALLASVFPARRAVSTPPVEALAEA is encoded by the coding sequence GCCAGCACCTTCCTGTTCGGCAATGCCATGAACGACTCCCTGACGCGGCGGCTGACCGCTATGTTCGGAAACGCCAACTATGCGGTGACCGTCAACAGCTCCGACCTGAGCGATGAGGAACTCAACGAAGCGTACTCCAGCACTGTCGGCGACTTTCATCTCGACCAGATCGCCGGCATCGAAGGGGTTGGCGGCGTCCGTGCCTCGGTGGAAACCGACGTCAGCGTTTCCAAGGGAGACAGCACCGTCAGCGGCGAGATCATTTCCACCGCGGCACAGAAGAACATGCTCCCCGTGAATGTCACGGAAGGGGACCAACCGAAGGATTCCAACGAAGTCGCGCTGCCGGAAGACATGGCGAAACAGTTGAACGTCGGCGTTGGAGACACTGTAAGCCTGACCTCCCGATATGCGGTAGGCGACGATGGCAAAGCCAAGGCGGACAACGTGCGCGTGGTAGGACTCACGTCCGATCCGAACGGCGCCTACTCGTACTATGGTGGTGCGATCGTAGGATCCAACAATCTGCTTGCCGCAATGCAGGGAGTGGACGATTTCAGCGCCACCGGAACAACAATGGTGTATCTCGACCTTGCCTTGGATGGAAACAGCGTATCCGCAAAAACCATCAACGGTGTGAAAGCGTTGCTGCCAAAGCATTTCGATCTGATGTCACGACAGCAAATCAGTGACGAAAGCATCAAATCCTTAAGCGGCAACCAAACCAACATCGTCACCACATTCCTTATGTGCTTCGGCGTGCTTGCCATGTTCGTGGCGGCTCTGGTGATCGCCAACACGTTCCAAGTGCTCGTGGCGCAACGCCGCCGCACACTCGCCTTGCTACGCACCATCGGCGCAAAGAAAGGCCAACTGTATGGTTCCGTGCTGTTCGAAGCGGTGGTGCTCGGCTTCGTCGCATCCGTGCTTGGCGTGGTGCTTGGAAGCCTGCTCATGTGGGGCATGTGCGTCAGCGACATCATGCAGGCGGGTATGCGGTTCAACTTCTCCTGGCAAGCCGCCGTCGTACCGATTCTCTTCGGCATTGTGGTGACGGTGCTTGCATCCATGGGATCTGCACGTTCCGCCACCGCGGTAACGCCATTGGAGGCATTGCGTCCGATTGAACTGACCGACAACCGTCGTTCCAGCCTTACGCGAGCCATAATCGGTATTCTGATGGTGGTGGTCGGTATCGCCATGGCCATATTCTCCATCTGGCAGGTGCAGGCCACCAACGGCGGCGAGGATGCGAGCGGCGATCAATTCACGATGATTCTGCTCATAGCCATCGCCGGTGCAGCACTGGTGTTCCTCGGCATGGTGGTCACCGCGGTATTCTGGATGCCGACCCTCATGAAGGGCGTTGGAGCGTTGGCCTCGCTGACAGGTCCTTCCGCAACAGTTGCACACGCCAACATTCAGAAGAATCCGCGACGCATCGCAGCAACCGGTGCCGCTCTGCTCATCGGTGTCACCTTGGTCTCCACCATCGCAACCGGTGCCGCTAGCGCCAAAGAGACTATGAATGGTGCGCTCGCCACCCGTTATAGCGTCGACATCGTGGCCATGGGCGATGACATCAGCCAGCAAATGGTCAAGGATGTATCTGACATCAACGGCGTGTCCGACACGTTGTATGCGCCGGCGGTTTCCGTGACCTTGGAGAAAGCGGATGGAACCCAGCCTACGTCCGCATTGCTGGTCGGCGTGAAGAACATCGATCAGGTCAAGCAGGTCATGCGTGCCAACTTGGGTAACGCCTCCATCGACAGTGATAGCGTGCTCATGCCAACATACAATGCGCAAACCGGCAAGGAGCTGCAGTTCGCCAATGGCACGGCTGATTTCTCCACTGAATGGAACCAGAACGGCGACGCTACGCGTTCGCTGACATTGCAAGCCAACCAAGCCGACTACCGTCGTGTATCCGCGCAATATGGAGCTGTTGGATTCGTGGATGAAAGCCATTTCACCAATGGTGACCTTGATGCCGCCACCCATGTGTTGCTGGTCAAGGCAGACACTGACAAGTCGGGAGTTTCCGTTGACGACATCTACAACGACATGCAGGCCGCATTGGAGAAGAGCACTGATGCGACAGTGACCGGACCGATCGCCGAACGCATCGTATGGGCGAACATGATTGACTCCATGATGATGCTTCTGGTGGGGTTGATCGCCGTGGCCGTGCTCATCGCACTTGTCGGCGTAGCCAACACGCTGTCGCTGTCAGTGATCGAACGCACCCGAGAATCCGCCACACTGCGTGCCATCGGCATGACTCGAGGCCAGTTGCGACGCTCCCTCGCGGTGGAAGCCCTGCTCATCTCGCTGGTATCCGGCATCTCGGGCGTACTACTTGGCACACTGTTCGGCTGGCTGGGCGCATACGTGGTGTTCAGCATGTACGGCAAAGTGGTGTTCCCGTTCGAATGGGGCATTAACGGCATCGTACTCGCCGTGGCAGCCGTGGCAGCGCTGCTCGCCAGCGTATTCCCCGCACGTAGGGCAGTGAGCACGCCTCCTGTTGAGGCGCTCGCCGAAGCCTAA
- the urtC gene encoding urea ABC transporter permease subunit UrtC, whose product MQRLNISELYTKYKLWIGVIAAVVLIFLAPAVMNTYNVGLLSKYLCYAMVAVGIGLAWGEGGMLTLGQGLFFGLGAYVMAMHMKMSDIGPGQVPDFMAQYGITELPDFWKLFANPVVAAIGVIAVPGIIAAVLGLLVFGRGVRGAYFAILSQALVAAFAVLLIGQSKTTGGTNGLSDFDGFFGYDLTDPANKEMIYYICAFCVLAMVLISYWIRHSFMGELVIGVRDQENRMKFLGYNPASIKVFVFSLAAMFAGLGGAMFVPVVGIISPSDIGVTPSILMLAGVVIGGRTTLLGPVIGTLIVRFAETQLSEAYPSAWTYIEGAMFILVIAFVPMGLGQFKGVWPWIKDKLGLTGPSVKAATMTKAVNA is encoded by the coding sequence ATGCAACGTCTCAACATTTCCGAGTTGTATACCAAATACAAGCTGTGGATTGGCGTTATTGCAGCGGTTGTGCTGATCTTTCTGGCACCCGCCGTCATGAACACCTACAATGTGGGGCTCCTGTCCAAATACCTGTGCTACGCGATGGTCGCAGTGGGCATCGGATTGGCTTGGGGCGAAGGCGGCATGCTCACTTTGGGGCAGGGTCTGTTCTTTGGTCTTGGCGCTTATGTGATGGCTATGCATATGAAAATGTCTGATATTGGGCCTGGCCAAGTGCCTGATTTCATGGCTCAATACGGTATTACCGAACTGCCTGACTTCTGGAAACTGTTTGCCAACCCTGTAGTTGCGGCAATTGGTGTGATCGCAGTGCCCGGTATTATCGCAGCGGTTCTCGGATTGCTGGTGTTTGGGCGTGGAGTGCGCGGCGCGTACTTTGCAATCCTGTCGCAGGCGCTGGTCGCGGCTTTTGCGGTGCTGCTCATCGGTCAGTCCAAAACCACCGGCGGCACGAACGGCTTGTCTGACTTCGACGGTTTCTTCGGCTATGACCTGACCGATCCCGCGAACAAGGAGATGATCTACTACATCTGCGCGTTCTGTGTACTTGCCATGGTGCTTATATCCTACTGGATCCGTCACTCGTTCATGGGCGAGTTGGTGATCGGCGTGCGCGATCAGGAGAACCGCATGAAATTCCTGGGCTACAACCCCGCGTCGATCAAAGTGTTCGTCTTTTCGCTGGCCGCGATGTTCGCCGGCTTGGGCGGCGCGATGTTCGTGCCGGTGGTTGGCATCATCTCGCCGTCGGACATCGGTGTGACACCGTCGATCCTCATGCTCGCCGGTGTGGTGATCGGCGGGCGCACCACGCTGTTGGGGCCCGTAATAGGCACATTGATCGTGCGTTTTGCGGAGACGCAGCTGTCCGAGGCCTATCCAAGTGCTTGGACCTATATCGAAGGAGCGATGTTCATTCTCGTCATCGCCTTCGTGCCGATGGGCTTGGGACAGTTCAAGGGCGTATGGCCATGGATCAAAGACAAACTGGGATTGACGGGGCCGAGCGTCAAGGCGGCCACGATGACTAAGGCGGTGAACGCATGA
- the urtA gene encoding urea ABC transporter substrate-binding protein → MITSRFGRLSGGLRRFSALAAAFVMVTASSGCGWGRTVAQKNALEASATDTSNASSCVDVSGSTIKIGFVNSLSGTMAISETTVNKSLHMAADEINAAGGVLGKQLKVVDQDGKSEPAVFAEKARSLIEKECVAAVFGGWTSSSRKAMLPVFEADNALLFYPLQYEGMESSSNIFYSGAAPNQQIVPALDYLKEQGHKKLFLVGSDYVFPQTANRVVNAYAEGNGMEVVGEEYTPMGSTDFTTIVNKLKSSGADAVVNTLNGDSNVAFFKEYKASGLTADQVPVISMSIAEEEISAIGLDNVKGQLTAWNYYQTLDSSENQKFVKNFKAKYGASKPTSDPMESAYTSLYLWKAMVEKAKSFDVDKVKAAADGVTFNAPEGKVTVDGENHHIYKTSYIGRIEDDLLIHTVWQSDGPIAPDPYLKTYSWAKSLNASAQ, encoded by the coding sequence ATGATCACATCTCGATTCGGTAGGCTCAGTGGGGGACTGCGCAGATTCAGTGCACTTGCCGCGGCTTTTGTCATGGTGACAGCTTCAAGCGGTTGCGGATGGGGGCGGACCGTGGCACAGAAGAACGCTTTGGAAGCTAGTGCCACCGATACATCCAACGCCTCTAGTTGCGTGGACGTCTCCGGTTCTACAATCAAAATCGGCTTCGTGAATTCATTGTCGGGCACCATGGCAATTTCTGAAACTACAGTGAATAAATCGCTGCACATGGCCGCCGATGAAATTAACGCGGCGGGCGGCGTGCTTGGCAAACAGCTCAAGGTGGTCGATCAGGACGGCAAGTCGGAGCCCGCTGTTTTCGCCGAAAAAGCGCGTAGCCTTATCGAAAAGGAGTGCGTGGCGGCGGTGTTCGGCGGTTGGACGTCCAGTTCGCGCAAGGCCATGCTGCCGGTGTTCGAGGCCGACAATGCGCTGTTGTTCTACCCGTTGCAATACGAAGGTATGGAATCCAGTTCCAACATCTTTTATTCGGGTGCCGCCCCCAACCAACAGATCGTGCCCGCGCTTGACTATCTCAAAGAGCAGGGTCATAAGAAGCTGTTCCTCGTGGGATCCGACTACGTGTTTCCACAGACCGCGAACCGCGTGGTAAACGCCTATGCTGAGGGTAATGGCATGGAAGTGGTCGGCGAGGAATACACGCCGATGGGTTCCACTGATTTCACCACTATTGTCAACAAGCTCAAGTCCTCTGGCGCGGACGCCGTGGTCAACACGTTGAATGGCGATTCCAATGTTGCGTTCTTCAAGGAATACAAGGCTTCCGGTCTAACCGCTGACCAGGTGCCGGTGATTTCGATGTCAATTGCCGAGGAGGAAATTTCCGCTATCGGACTTGATAATGTCAAGGGCCAACTGACGGCTTGGAACTATTACCAGACGCTGGACAGTTCTGAAAACCAGAAATTCGTTAAGAACTTCAAAGCAAAGTATGGTGCAAGTAAGCCTACCTCCGATCCGATGGAATCCGCCTACACCTCGCTCTACCTGTGGAAAGCCATGGTCGAAAAGGCTAAGAGTTTCGACGTGGACAAGGTCAAGGCGGCTGCAGATGGCGTGACTTTCAACGCCCCTGAGGGGAAAGTCACTGTGGATGGCGAAAACCACCATATTTACAAAACGTCGTATATCGGGCGCATTGAGGACGACTTGCTCATTCATACGGTTTGGCAATCCGATGGACCGATTGCCCCGGATCCATACCTCAAGACTTACAGCTGGGCAAAATCGCTGAACGCAAGCGCACAGTGA